From Paenibacillus sp. PK3_47, the proteins below share one genomic window:
- a CDS encoding RNA methyltransferase, translating to MEILSPQNTRVKEWAGLQEKKHRDKSGKYIVEGIHLVQEALLAEADVEILAYDLDKGMPSELRDHLQAVQGMEVIGVSAAVIAKCSSTNTPQPVFAVVRKEQQGIEVILAKPDSFVVVLDGVQDPGNVGTIIRSADAAGADGVILGQGCADIYNPKTIRSTMGSMFHLPVVEGDLGEVLWQARERGALLVSTSLTGEDSCYTHDFRGSQWLLIGSEGKGISPETAALVDKSIIIPMAGRAESLNAAMAATILLFEGMRQRGIKG from the coding sequence ATGGAAATATTGTCGCCGCAGAATACGCGGGTAAAAGAATGGGCCGGATTGCAGGAGAAAAAACACCGGGACAAGTCCGGTAAATATATAGTGGAAGGGATTCATCTTGTTCAGGAGGCGCTGCTGGCTGAAGCGGATGTAGAAATCCTGGCCTATGACCTCGACAAGGGCATGCCTTCCGAGCTGCGGGATCATCTGCAGGCCGTGCAGGGCATGGAGGTGATCGGCGTATCCGCTGCGGTAATCGCAAAATGCAGCAGCACGAATACGCCGCAGCCGGTCTTTGCGGTTGTGCGTAAGGAACAGCAGGGGATAGAAGTCATCCTGGCGAAGCCGGATAGCTTCGTAGTTGTGCTGGACGGCGTCCAGGACCCCGGCAACGTGGGAACCATTATCCGCAGCGCGGATGCGGCCGGTGCCGACGGAGTTATCCTCGGTCAAGGCTGCGCCGATATCTATAACCCGAAGACCATCCGCTCCACGATGGGTTCGATGTTCCATCTCCCGGTGGTGGAGGGAGATCTTGGCGAAGTGCTGTGGCAGGCGCGGGAGCGCGGTGCACTCCTGGTCAGTACTTCACTGACCGGAGAAGATTCCTGCTACACGCATGATTTCCGCGGCAGCCAGTGGCTGCTGATCGGCAGCGAAGGCAAGGGCATCTCGCCGGAAACGGCCGCCCTTGTCGACAAGAGCATCATCATCCCGATGGCCGGCCGGGCCGAGTCGCTGAACGCGGCGATGGCAGCTACGATTCTGCTGTTTGAGGGAATGCGGCAGCGGGGGATTAAGGGGTAG
- a CDS encoding TrkA family potassium uptake protein translates to MAKKQYAIIGMGRFGSSVARALSGMGYDVLAIDADEQRTQEISGIVTHAVSADSTDEEALRALGIRNFDVVVVAIGEDIQASILTTLILKDLGVPAILVKAKSELHGKVLSKIGADKVIYPERDMGLRVAHHLASPNILDYIELSPDYSILDMKVPRPMLGKNLQELDIRAKYGCNVMAIRRGDEMNITPRADDRLVDGDVLVIVGHKDNLTKLEMAYQ, encoded by the coding sequence ATGGCAAAAAAACAGTACGCGATCATCGGAATGGGACGCTTCGGCTCAAGTGTGGCCAGAGCGCTCAGCGGCATGGGGTATGATGTGCTGGCGATCGATGCGGACGAGCAGCGCACACAGGAAATTTCGGGTATTGTCACGCATGCCGTATCCGCGGATTCCACCGATGAGGAGGCGCTGCGCGCGCTCGGCATCCGCAACTTTGATGTCGTAGTTGTGGCGATTGGCGAAGATATCCAGGCGAGTATTCTGACGACACTGATTCTGAAAGACCTCGGCGTGCCGGCGATTCTGGTCAAGGCCAAAAGCGAGCTGCACGGCAAGGTTCTGAGCAAGATCGGTGCCGACAAAGTGATTTACCCTGAACGGGATATGGGACTGAGGGTAGCGCATCATCTGGCTTCCCCGAACATCCTTGATTATATTGAGCTGTCACCGGACTACAGCATTCTGGATATGAAGGTGCCGAGACCCATGCTGGGCAAAAACCTGCAGGAGCTCGACATCCGCGCCAAATATGGCTGTAACGTTATGGCCATCCGCCGGGGGGACGAAATGAATATCACTCCAAGAGCAGACGACCGGCTGGTTGACGGCGATGTGCTGGTTATCGTCGGGCATAAGGATAATCTGACGAAGCTGGAGATGGCTTATCAGTAG
- a CDS encoding small acid-soluble spore protein SspI, translating to MPVTIDLRQAVIRKVHGQSEDDLRDMIEGSVDGPEAALPGLGVMFEMVWKDLESAKQERVISLLHRHLEEITPGSVTT from the coding sequence ATGCCAGTTACTATCGATTTGCGCCAAGCGGTAATTCGTAAAGTGCACGGCCAGTCTGAAGACGATTTGCGGGACATGATTGAAGGCTCCGTCGACGGCCCCGAAGCAGCCCTGCCCGGGCTCGGTGTCATGTTCGAGATGGTATGGAAAGACCTCGAATCTGCCAAGCAGGAACGTGTAATCAGCTTACTGCACAGACATCTGGAGGAAATAACTCCGGGTTCGGTTACGACCTAA
- a CDS encoding peptide chain release factor 3, which produces MAPDQKLQAEVDKRRTFAIISHPDAGKTTLTEKLLLFGGAIRLAGTVKARKASKHATSDWMEIEKQRGISVTSSVMQFDYLDHRVNILDTPGHQDFSEDTYRTLTAADSAVMLIDVAKGVEAQTIKLFQVCAKRGIPIFTFINKLDREGQSPFDLMEELENVLGIRSVPMNWPIGSGRELCGVYDRMKNQVELFQGDDHSVIKVQKVESYRDPIIREMAGEFLHDQLCQDLELLDVAGDAFDYEKVLRGELTPVFFGSAINNFGVQTFLDNFLELAPKPEPRRSTAGPVEPTNEKFTGYVFKIQANMNPAHRDRIAFLRIVSGKFQRGMSVKHVRAGKDIKLSQPQQFLAQDRDIVEEAYPGDIIGLFDPGIFRIGDTLSQAGEMEFDELPTFSPEIFSKVSIKNALKSKQFQKGIDQLTEEGMIQVFRTVNFDDIILGVVGQLQFEVFEYRMKGEYGVDVQLQRMSYQFARWIIDENKPDPSKFRINSTLVTDKKGNYVVLFENEYAMRTAMDKNPTAKFLETAP; this is translated from the coding sequence ATGGCACCGGATCAGAAGCTGCAAGCGGAAGTGGACAAACGCAGAACCTTTGCGATCATTTCCCACCCCGATGCGGGGAAAACGACATTAACGGAGAAGCTGCTGCTGTTCGGCGGCGCGATCCGGCTCGCGGGTACGGTTAAGGCCCGTAAAGCAAGCAAGCATGCAACAAGTGACTGGATGGAAATTGAGAAGCAGCGGGGGATTTCGGTTACCTCCTCCGTGATGCAGTTTGATTATCTGGACCACCGGGTGAACATTCTCGATACCCCTGGTCACCAGGATTTCAGTGAAGACACGTACCGTACTTTGACGGCAGCCGACAGCGCGGTCATGCTGATTGACGTTGCAAAAGGTGTGGAGGCACAGACGATCAAGCTGTTCCAAGTCTGCGCCAAACGCGGCATTCCGATCTTCACCTTTATCAACAAGCTGGATCGTGAAGGCCAAAGCCCGTTCGACCTGATGGAAGAGCTGGAGAACGTACTCGGCATCCGCTCTGTACCGATGAACTGGCCGATCGGAAGCGGACGCGAGCTGTGCGGGGTATACGACCGGATGAAGAATCAGGTGGAGCTGTTCCAGGGCGACGATCACTCGGTGATCAAGGTGCAGAAGGTGGAAAGCTACCGTGACCCGATTATCCGCGAAATGGCCGGCGAATTTCTGCATGACCAGCTGTGCCAGGATCTGGAGCTGCTGGACGTGGCCGGCGATGCCTTTGATTATGAAAAAGTGCTGCGCGGAGAGCTGACTCCGGTATTCTTCGGCAGTGCGATCAACAATTTCGGTGTGCAGACTTTCCTCGACAACTTCCTGGAGCTTGCACCGAAGCCGGAGCCGCGCCGCAGTACAGCCGGCCCTGTAGAGCCGACGAATGAGAAATTCACCGGTTATGTATTCAAAATCCAGGCCAATATGAACCCGGCCCACCGTGACCGGATCGCCTTTCTGCGGATCGTATCAGGCAAGTTCCAGCGCGGCATGAGCGTAAAGCATGTCCGGGCAGGCAAGGATATCAAGCTGTCCCAGCCGCAGCAATTCCTGGCGCAGGACCGTGATATTGTCGAAGAGGCGTATCCTGGTGATATTATCGGTTTGTTCGATCCGGGGATTTTCCGGATTGGGGATACCCTGAGCCAGGCGGGAGAGATGGAGTTCGATGAGCTGCCGACGTTCTCGCCGGAGATTTTCTCCAAGGTAAGCATCAAAAACGCGCTCAAATCGAAGCAGTTCCAGAAGGGTATCGACCAGCTGACAGAAGAAGGTATGATTCAGGTGTTCCGGACGGTCAACTTTGACGATATTATTCTCGGCGTAGTGGGCCAGCTGCAGTTCGAAGTGTTCGAGTACCGCATGAAGGGCGAATATGGCGTGGATGTGCAGCTGCAGCGGATGTCGTATCAGTTCGCACGCTGGATTATCGATGAGAACAAGCCGGATCCATCCAAGTTCCGGATTAACTCCACGCTGGTAACGGATAAGAAAGGCAATTATGTCGTGCTGTTCGAGAACGAATATGCGATGCGTACAGCAATGGATAAGAATCCGACAGCGAAGTTCCTGGAGACGGCGCCTTAA
- the zwf gene encoding glucose-6-phosphate dehydrogenase, which yields MAENQNLDALHTPGAVFFIFGATGDLARRKLFPAIYSLYREGKLTHDFAVIGVARRPRTQDEFREDVKVSIQEFCRYQTGDEGEWNEFVQHFEYKSLDINNIDGFRELNAQTEAIEAKFNIPGNRLFYLALAPELFGSVSYNLKAGGMLQSAGWNRLVIEKPFGYNLESAEELNEQIREVFKEEEIYRIDHYLGKEMVQNIEVIRFANAFFEPLWNNKHIANIQITLGETVGVEERGGYYDHAGALRDMGQNHILQLLTMIAMEPPSRLLAEDIRDEKVKVLRSLRPYASSEEVRENVVRGQYTQGLYKGKTLPAYRQEDKVDPESNTETYFAARVFVDNFRWAGVPFYIRTGKRLPVKTTEVVVEFKGMPTNVYLGQKHKLEPNLLVIRVNPMEGIYVKINAKKPGSESEIQPLAMDFCQSCMVGINSPEAYERLLHDAARGDSTYFTRWDEVSSAWSFVDRIAKAWKEESSDLASYPAGSWGPVEADQLLAQEGFHWWPVNGQDEDNVVWSVNS from the coding sequence ATGGCTGAAAATCAAAACCTTGATGCATTGCATACACCCGGCGCTGTATTTTTTATCTTTGGAGCAACCGGAGATCTGGCCCGGCGTAAGCTGTTCCCGGCAATTTACAGTTTGTACCGTGAAGGTAAGCTGACCCATGATTTTGCGGTTATTGGCGTGGCTCGGCGTCCCCGCACCCAGGATGAGTTCCGGGAAGATGTGAAAGTATCCATTCAGGAGTTCTGCCGCTATCAGACGGGGGACGAAGGGGAATGGAACGAATTCGTACAGCATTTTGAATACAAGTCCCTGGATATCAATAATATCGACGGCTTCCGCGAGCTGAATGCGCAAACCGAAGCGATTGAAGCGAAGTTCAATATTCCCGGGAACCGTCTGTTCTATCTTGCCCTGGCCCCTGAATTGTTCGGCAGCGTGTCGTACAACCTCAAGGCTGGCGGCATGCTCCAGAGTGCAGGCTGGAACCGTCTCGTGATCGAGAAGCCGTTCGGCTACAACCTGGAGTCGGCGGAAGAGCTGAACGAGCAGATCCGCGAGGTGTTCAAGGAAGAGGAGATCTACCGGATCGACCACTACCTCGGCAAGGAAATGGTGCAGAACATTGAAGTAATCCGTTTTGCGAATGCATTCTTTGAGCCGCTGTGGAACAACAAGCATATCGCCAACATTCAGATTACGCTCGGAGAAACGGTCGGCGTGGAAGAGCGCGGCGGATACTACGATCATGCAGGAGCCCTGCGCGATATGGGCCAGAACCATATTTTGCAGCTGCTGACGATGATCGCCATGGAACCGCCAAGCCGTCTGCTGGCTGAAGATATCCGTGATGAGAAGGTAAAGGTGCTCCGTTCGCTTCGTCCATATGCTTCCTCCGAGGAAGTGCGTGAGAACGTGGTGCGCGGTCAATATACCCAAGGCCTTTATAAAGGCAAGACCCTTCCGGCTTACCGCCAGGAGGATAAAGTAGATCCGGAATCGAATACCGAGACGTATTTTGCGGCACGTGTATTTGTTGATAATTTCCGCTGGGCAGGCGTTCCGTTCTACATCCGTACCGGCAAACGTCTTCCCGTGAAGACGACGGAAGTGGTTGTGGAATTCAAGGGGATGCCGACTAATGTCTATCTGGGACAAAAGCATAAGCTTGAGCCGAACCTGCTTGTCATCCGCGTGAACCCGATGGAAGGCATCTACGTGAAGATTAATGCCAAAAAGCCGGGCTCTGAGTCCGAAATTCAGCCATTGGCGATGGACTTCTGCCAGAGCTGCATGGTCGGCATCAACTCACCGGAAGCTTACGAGCGTCTGCTGCATGATGCGGCGCGCGGAGATTCCACTTACTTTACCCGCTGGGATGAGGTATCCTCGGCCTGGTCCTTTGTGGACCGGATTGCCAAAGCGTGGAAAGAAGAGAGCAGTGATCTGGCATCCTATCCTGCGGGATCCTGGGGACCTGTTGAAGCAGACCAGCTGCTGGCACAGGAAGGCTTCCACTGGTGGCCCGTTAACGGCCAGGATGAAGATAATGTGGTATGGAGCGTTAACAGCTGA
- a CDS encoding SDR family NAD(P)-dependent oxidoreductase, translating to MSQKDAVQGKTIVITGASSGFGKGVARKLAAQGANVVLAARRTELLQELVRECGDNALAVPTDVGKPEEMERLAAEAVARFGQIDVWINNAGVGLIGPFTELPAEDLNRVTQTNLLGTMYGSQIALRHFKQRKAGTLINLGSIAGKVAFPYYTAYSATKFAVTGLTKGLHQEMELEGLSDIHVCLVHPWATDTPWFDHTGNYTGKTARMKPMEDPGHVVDAIVDLIANPKEEVEVGAYSKGTTLSSHLFPDMTENINAKLVAKNISDAPSTLLTSGSLHEPMQHGTEVLGGIKERIEREDKILNQP from the coding sequence ATGAGCCAGAAAGATGCAGTACAGGGAAAAACGATTGTCATTACAGGCGCATCCAGCGGTTTCGGAAAAGGCGTGGCGCGGAAGCTTGCCGCACAGGGAGCCAATGTCGTGCTGGCCGCCCGCCGGACGGAGCTCCTTCAAGAGCTTGTACGCGAATGCGGGGACAACGCGTTAGCTGTACCAACGGATGTCGGAAAACCGGAGGAAATGGAACGGCTGGCGGCTGAAGCCGTCGCACGGTTCGGGCAGATTGACGTCTGGATCAACAACGCGGGCGTAGGATTAATTGGCCCCTTTACTGAGCTTCCGGCAGAAGATTTGAACCGGGTAACGCAAACGAACCTGCTTGGGACAATGTACGGCAGCCAGATTGCGCTGCGCCATTTTAAACAGCGGAAAGCGGGAACGCTCATTAACCTCGGATCGATCGCCGGAAAAGTTGCCTTTCCGTACTACACGGCTTACAGTGCAACCAAATTTGCCGTAACCGGCCTGACCAAAGGGCTGCACCAGGAAATGGAGCTCGAAGGCCTGAGTGATATTCATGTCTGCCTCGTGCATCCTTGGGCCACCGATACCCCCTGGTTTGACCATACAGGCAACTATACCGGAAAGACCGCCCGGATGAAGCCGATGGAAGATCCCGGTCATGTGGTGGATGCCATCGTCGACCTGATCGCCAACCCGAAAGAAGAAGTCGAGGTAGGGGCTTACAGCAAAGGCACAACGTTGTCCAGCCATCTGTTCCCCGACATGACCGAGAACATCAACGCCAAGCTGGTTGCCAAAAATATCAGCGATGCACCGTCTACCCTTCTTACCTCAGGCAGTCTGCATGAGCCGATGCAGCACGGAACAGAAGTCTTGGGCGGCATTAAAGAACGGATTGAACGTGAAGATAAAATTTTGAACCAGCCGTAA
- a CDS encoding NAD(P)H-dependent oxidoreductase, translating to METADSRKKQEIIDAFRFRHATKTFDSARKISAADFELIMQAAQLSPSSVGLEPWRFLVVQNHGLREKIREVSWGAQGQAMTASHFVVVLARTVRDLHYDADYVSHMMREVHHIPETVISSMLSGNYKAFQESDFRLLESDRAMFDWACKQTYLALANMMTAAALIGIDSCPIEGFDREKLETVLAEAGVLDREHFGVSVMAAFGYRINEPRPKSRQELNEIWKFVE from the coding sequence ATGGAAACTGCTGACTCACGAAAAAAACAGGAGATTATAGACGCCTTCCGGTTCCGGCATGCCACCAAGACATTTGACTCCGCACGTAAAATTTCGGCTGCCGATTTTGAGCTGATCATGCAGGCTGCGCAGCTGTCCCCCAGCTCGGTTGGCCTGGAGCCGTGGAGGTTCCTTGTTGTCCAGAATCACGGGCTCCGGGAAAAAATCCGGGAAGTCTCCTGGGGCGCCCAGGGACAGGCGATGACGGCAAGCCATTTTGTTGTCGTGCTGGCGCGGACGGTCCGCGACCTTCATTATGACGCCGATTATGTATCTCATATGATGCGGGAGGTTCACCATATCCCGGAAACGGTGATCAGCTCGATGCTCAGCGGAAATTACAAGGCGTTTCAGGAATCGGATTTCCGCCTGCTGGAGAGCGACCGGGCCATGTTTGACTGGGCCTGCAAACAGACGTACCTGGCGCTGGCCAACATGATGACCGCTGCGGCGCTGATCGGCATCGACTCCTGTCCGATCGAAGGCTTCGACCGCGAGAAGCTGGAAACCGTGCTGGCTGAGGCCGGTGTGCTGGACCGGGAGCATTTTGGCGTATCGGTGATGGCCGCGTTTGGTTACCGGATCAATGAACCCCGCCCGAAATCCCGGCAGGAGCTGAACGAGATCTGGAAGTTCGTGGAGTAG